A region of Ferruginibacter albus DNA encodes the following proteins:
- a CDS encoding acetyl-CoA carboxylase carboxyltransferase subunit alpha, with translation MPKSESRQYLDFEKPIRELYEHIEQLKEGAVKTKTDMSDSIAALENKVIETKRTLTQNLTPWQRVQLSRHPERPYTLKYIEKMTDKFIELHGDRNVKDDKAMVGGFAELDGETVMIIGQQKGINTKLRQLRNFGMANPEGYRKALRLMKLAEKFNKPVITLIDTPGAYPGLEAEERGQGEAIARNIYEMIRLKVPVICVVIGEGASGGALGIGVGDRVYMMENTWYTVISPESCSSILWRSWDKKEKAAEQLRLTANDMLQFGLVDGVIPEPLGGAHWDYTEAASILKNFLMPIIKELKTIDPEQRCNQRIEKFGKMGFWQETALTQ, from the coding sequence ATGCCTAAATCAGAAAGCCGGCAATACCTGGATTTTGAAAAACCCATCAGGGAATTATACGAACATATAGAGCAATTAAAGGAAGGTGCCGTAAAGACCAAAACCGATATGTCGGATTCTATTGCCGCACTCGAAAATAAAGTAATTGAAACCAAGCGAACACTTACTCAAAACTTAACGCCTTGGCAAAGGGTTCAATTAAGTCGCCACCCGGAACGCCCTTATACCTTAAAGTATATTGAGAAAATGACGGATAAATTCATTGAATTACATGGCGATAGAAATGTAAAAGATGATAAGGCAATGGTGGGCGGTTTTGCTGAACTTGATGGTGAAACCGTAATGATCATTGGCCAGCAAAAGGGAATCAATACCAAACTACGTCAATTAAGAAATTTCGGTATGGCAAACCCCGAGGGCTACCGGAAAGCATTGCGCTTAATGAAGCTCGCCGAAAAGTTCAATAAGCCTGTCATTACATTGATTGATACCCCCGGCGCATATCCCGGTTTGGAGGCAGAAGAACGTGGACAGGGAGAAGCCATTGCACGTAATATCTATGAGATGATCCGCCTGAAGGTGCCGGTTATCTGCGTTGTTATTGGTGAGGGTGCAAGCGGCGGTGCCTTAGGCATTGGTGTTGGCGACAGGGTATATATGATGGAGAACACGTGGTACACTGTTATTTCGCCTGAAAGCTGCAGCAGCATTTTATGGCGCAGCTGGGATAAAAAAGAGAAAGCAGCGGAGCAACTTCGTTTAACCGCTAACGATATGTTGCAATTTGGTTTGGTAGATGGTGTAATTCCTGAACCATTAGGCGGCGCTCATTGGGATTATACTGAAGCTGCTTCTATTTTAAAGAATTTCCTTATGCCGATTATAAAGGAATTAAAAACAATAGACCCGGAACAAAGATGTAACCAACGCATAGAAAAGTTTGGCAAGATGGGCTTTTGGCAAGAGACAGCTCTTACACAATAA
- a CDS encoding Gfo/Idh/MocA family protein yields the protein MERIMLKIGVLGVGHLGKFHLNNWKEIEGVELVGFFDPDDNVSDQVVEKYNLKRFATAAELIEAADAVDIVAPTSHHFELCKAAILKGKHVFVEKPLANTMEEARELVKLVKEANIKFQIGHVERFNPAFLALKKYSLQPMFIEVHRLAQFNPRGTDVSVILDLMIHDIDIILSLVKSNVKSISANGVAVVSDTPDIANVRIEFDNGCVANLTSSRISMKKMRKMRLFQKDAYIGIDFLEKKTEIIKLNVPDDTNVFTFDIETTTGKKTIAIANPVVKDGNAIKMELEDFRNAIVQNINTSVTVLDGFRAMDVAHQILEKTGTNSLP from the coding sequence ATGGAACGCATTATGCTAAAAATAGGTGTATTGGGTGTTGGGCATTTAGGTAAGTTTCATTTGAACAACTGGAAAGAAATTGAAGGTGTGGAACTGGTTGGTTTTTTTGACCCTGATGATAATGTATCTGACCAGGTGGTTGAAAAATACAATTTAAAACGTTTTGCTACAGCAGCCGAACTAATTGAGGCGGCAGATGCCGTAGATATTGTAGCCCCTACGTCTCACCATTTTGAGTTATGCAAGGCTGCTATATTAAAAGGAAAGCATGTATTTGTTGAAAAGCCTTTGGCAAACACAATGGAAGAAGCCAGAGAGTTGGTAAAACTGGTAAAGGAAGCTAATATAAAATTTCAGATCGGGCATGTAGAACGGTTCAATCCCGCTTTTTTAGCATTGAAAAAATATTCATTGCAACCTATGTTCATTGAAGTGCACCGCCTGGCACAATTTAATCCGAGAGGTACAGATGTAAGTGTAATACTGGACCTGATGATCCATGACATTGACATTATTTTAAGTTTGGTAAAAAGCAATGTAAAATCCATCTCAGCAAATGGCGTAGCTGTAGTAAGTGATACACCGGATATTGCCAACGTTCGTATTGAGTTTGATAATGGATGTGTAGCAAACCTTACCAGCAGTCGCATTTCAATGAAAAAAATGCGCAAGATGCGTTTGTTTCAAAAAGATGCCTATATAGGCATTGATTTTTTAGAGAAAAAAACCGAGATCATAAAATTGAATGTGCCGGACGATACCAATGTTTTTACTTTTGATATAGAAACAACTACCGGAAAAAAAACGATTGCCATAGCGAACCCTGTGGTGAAAGATGGCAATGCCATTAAGATGGAACTGGAAGATTTCCGTAATGCTATTGTGCAAAATATCAACACTTCAGTTACCGTTTTAGATGGCTTCAGAGCAATGGATGTAGCGCACCAGATATTAGAAAAAACCGGAACCAACAGCTTGCCTTAA
- the kaiC gene encoding circadian clock protein KaiC — MIKKTIPSKLFSLPKVLTGINGFDEITNGGLPAGRTTLICGEAGCGKTLFSMEFLIRGATQYNQPGVFVAFEEKAEELTANVTSLGFDLKKLVTQNKIRIDYVHIERSEIEETGEYDLDGLFIRLDHAIKSIGAKRVVLDTIENLFSGLNNQAIIRAELRRLFQWLKDKKVTAVITGEKGSGMLTREGLEEYVSDCVILLDHRVNNQISTRRLRVIKYRGSVHGTNEYPFLIDEDGISVLPVTSLKLEAKVSSQRISSGISSLDEMLDGKGFFRGSSILVSGTAGTGKTSIASCFANQICKKSERCIYFAFEESPEQIIRNMRSIGVDLQQHIDKGFLKFHASRPTLHGLEMHLVVIYKMIKQFKPKTIILDPISNLITVGNVGEVKSILTRLIDFLQTEQITVMFTALSLNNIVNEQTDEGVSSLVDTWISIRDIELNGERNRGLYIMKSRGMKHSNQVREFIITGDGLHLEDVYLSADGVLTGSAREAHKLQKQTEEILNKHALGRKNKEIERRAKELQAKIAGLTSEFESIKDELQNEHIEQKLKSDVIEKNKMQIEKLRGRNIKTHQKK; from the coding sequence ATGATTAAAAAGACTATCCCTTCAAAGTTATTTTCTCTTCCTAAAGTATTAACAGGTATAAACGGTTTCGATGAAATTACAAATGGTGGTTTACCTGCAGGTAGAACAACCTTAATTTGTGGTGAAGCCGGTTGCGGAAAAACATTATTTTCCATGGAGTTTCTTATACGAGGAGCCACGCAATATAATCAGCCGGGAGTATTCGTTGCTTTTGAAGAAAAGGCAGAAGAGCTAACAGCAAACGTAACGTCATTAGGGTTTGATTTAAAAAAACTGGTTACTCAAAATAAAATAAGAATCGATTATGTTCATATTGAACGGAGCGAAATCGAAGAGACTGGGGAATATGATCTCGATGGACTTTTTATCAGGCTTGACCATGCCATAAAAAGTATAGGTGCCAAAAGAGTCGTATTAGATACTATCGAAAATCTTTTTTCAGGACTCAATAACCAGGCGATCATCAGGGCAGAATTGCGGAGGCTTTTTCAATGGTTAAAAGATAAAAAGGTTACTGCTGTGATCACCGGAGAAAAGGGATCCGGAATGCTTACCAGGGAAGGATTGGAAGAGTATGTATCTGACTGTGTGATCTTATTGGATCATCGTGTAAACAATCAAATATCTACCCGCCGTTTAAGAGTAATTAAATACAGAGGCTCGGTTCATGGTACCAATGAATATCCTTTTTTGATAGATGAAGATGGTATATCGGTACTGCCGGTTACTTCGTTAAAACTTGAGGCAAAGGTTTCCTCTCAAAGGATCAGTTCAGGTATTTCTTCTTTAGATGAAATGTTAGACGGGAAAGGATTTTTTAGAGGCAGCAGTATCCTTGTTTCAGGGACAGCAGGTACAGGTAAAACCAGTATTGCGTCTTGTTTTGCCAATCAGATCTGTAAAAAAAGTGAACGTTGTATTTATTTTGCTTTTGAAGAATCGCCCGAACAGATCATAAGAAACATGCGCTCGATCGGCGTAGATCTTCAGCAACATATTGATAAGGGATTCTTGAAGTTTCATGCTTCACGTCCTACGCTGCATGGGCTGGAAATGCATTTGGTAGTCATTTATAAAATGATAAAACAGTTTAAGCCTAAAACGATCATACTTGATCCTATAAGTAATCTTATTACTGTAGGTAATGTAGGGGAAGTAAAATCCATATTAACCCGCCTGATCGATTTTTTGCAAACAGAGCAGATAACTGTAATGTTTACAGCTTTATCATTAAATAATATAGTTAATGAACAGACAGACGAAGGTGTTTCATCGTTGGTAGATACATGGATATCGATACGTGACATAGAATTAAATGGAGAACGTAACCGTGGCTTATATATAATGAAGAGTCGCGGAATGAAACATTCTAACCAGGTTCGTGAATTTATTATAACCGGTGATGGATTGCATTTGGAAGATGTTTATTTAAGCGCTGATGGAGTATTAACGGGCTCTGCAAGAGAAGCTCATAAACTGCAAAAACAAACAGAAGAGATTTTAAATAAACATGCTTTAGGTAGAAAAAATAAAGAAATTGAAAGAAGGGCAAAAGAATTACAAGCAAAGATCGCAGGACTAACTTCTGAGTTTGAATCCATAAAAGACGAATTACAAAATGAACACATCGAGCAAAAATTAAAAAGCGATGTAATAGAAAAGAATAAGATGCAAATTGAAAAATTAAGAGGAAGGAATATTAAAACCCATCAAAAAAAATAA